Proteins encoded in a region of the Deefgea piscis genome:
- a CDS encoding serine O-acetyltransferase gives MTSSLSNLKCDTFRVFGCFGLFKLIKGFFLYRTFRPIVTLRLCQFFNSGNLFFRSVLPLFIVLHRFCTGLAGIDLSWRTHINGGFIFTHGWGAVINEMAVIGRNVTIFHGVTIGRLDKINSLGDRVTAYPIIEDDVWIGPHSIIVGGVRIGKGSRIAGGAFVNFDVPAYSVVSGNPGVITKSNCIPDVYNRVPLDQY, from the coding sequence ATGACGTCATCATTGAGTAACTTGAAGTGTGATACATTTAGAGTTTTTGGTTGCTTCGGTTTATTTAAATTAATTAAAGGTTTTTTTTTATATAGAACTTTTAGGCCTATAGTTACGCTACGTCTGTGTCAATTTTTTAATTCTGGAAATTTATTTTTCAGGTCTGTATTACCGCTTTTTATTGTGCTGCATCGTTTTTGCACTGGGCTTGCTGGTATTGATTTATCTTGGCGTACACATATTAATGGTGGCTTTATTTTTACTCATGGGTGGGGTGCCGTTATTAATGAAATGGCGGTGATTGGTCGCAATGTGACTATCTTTCATGGTGTAACAATTGGTCGACTAGATAAAATAAATTCGCTCGGTGACCGTGTGACTGCATACCCAATTATTGAAGATGATGTTTGGATTGGTCCCCATTCAATTATTGTAGGGGGTGTACGAATAGGGAAAGGCAGTCGTATCGCGGGTGGTGCATTCGTTAATTTTGATGTTCCCGCTTACTCTGTTGTGTCTGGTAATCCGGGTGTTATAACTAAATCAAATTGTATTCCTGATGTTTATAATCGGGTACCGCTAGACCAGTATTAA
- the epsI gene encoding exosortase-associated protein EpsI, B-type encodes MNNKLITHTILCFLMLFSALFTWYLTSKDSKINFSAPEKLAMTIPAKIGEWTEEVQNTNVVVNPELEASVNRLYSDVLSRTYVNNKGDRIMLVIAYGEDQREGNALHYPEVCYPAQGFVIDSSKDDSILIANKDLRVRRVMTNHSQERFEPVTYWTTLSGEVVRGNVEKKTKEIMKKWHGDVLDGYLIRVSTIDKNPQSAFSIQDSFIRELIKSLDKGMAARLAGDL; translated from the coding sequence ATGAATAATAAGCTCATTACTCATACGATCCTTTGTTTTTTAATGCTATTTTCTGCCTTGTTTACATGGTATCTGACATCTAAAGACTCAAAGATTAACTTTTCAGCGCCAGAAAAATTGGCGATGACAATACCCGCAAAAATTGGGGAATGGACAGAAGAAGTACAAAATACGAATGTAGTAGTCAATCCAGAATTAGAGGCTAGTGTTAATCGATTATATTCTGATGTTTTGAGTCGTACATATGTTAATAACAAAGGCGATCGAATTATGCTGGTGATTGCTTATGGTGAAGATCAACGCGAGGGTAATGCATTGCATTACCCAGAGGTTTGTTATCCGGCTCAAGGTTTTGTTATTGATTCAAGTAAAGACGATTCGATTTTGATTGCCAATAAAGACCTTCGTGTACGCCGTGTAATGACGAATCATTCACAAGAAAGATTTGAACCTGTGACTTATTGGACCACATTGTCGGGTGAGGTTGTCCGAGGTAATGTGGAAAAGAAAACTAAAGAAATAATGAAGAAATGGCATGGTGATGTTCTAGATGGCTATTTGATTCGTGTATCCACTATTGATAAAAACCCGCAATCGGCATTTTCAATTCAAGATTCATTTATTCGTGAATTAATAAAATCACTAGATAAAGGTATGGCAGCGCGCCTTGCGGGTGATTTGTGA
- a CDS encoding glycosyltransferase family 2 protein translates to MLISIVVPLFNKSDYILATLKSILNQTYSNFEVLIVDDGSKDDGATKVKQIQDARIQLIQVPNGGVARARNIGIEKASGDLVCFLDADDLFHPLFLQTIVRMAEQFPDYGWYSTSYRRLADQQMNVEQLNTSGIDASVEVTDFYNQKINYGAFFCTNTVAIWRCHLNAMQPCFPVGESMAEDLDLWFRLAERFSLRHCSAELSAYRVGISNSLCANNTQTALWPAFLRLEQRALTGTISTELVNSAFSFVAYARIIEARKNLQNHSRLKCIQQLLSVHRGYREKRWWVTWVLVLCCSERMIANFEKNRMKPS, encoded by the coding sequence ATGTTAATTTCAATTGTTGTTCCTTTATTTAATAAATCCGATTATATACTTGCAACATTAAAATCAATTTTAAACCAGACATACTCTAATTTTGAAGTTTTGATCGTTGACGATGGCTCTAAAGATGATGGGGCTACAAAAGTTAAGCAAATACAAGATGCGCGAATTCAATTAATTCAAGTGCCTAATGGTGGGGTAGCTAGGGCAAGGAATATTGGTATTGAGAAAGCCAGCGGTGATTTGGTTTGTTTTTTGGATGCCGATGATTTGTTTCACCCATTGTTTTTACAGACCATCGTTCGTATGGCAGAACAGTTTCCTGATTATGGCTGGTATAGCACGAGCTATCGTCGGTTGGCAGATCAACAAATGAATGTTGAACAACTTAATACCTCTGGAATTGATGCCTCGGTAGAAGTTACTGACTTTTATAATCAAAAAATAAACTATGGTGCTTTTTTTTGCACCAATACAGTCGCAATTTGGCGATGCCACTTAAACGCCATGCAGCCTTGTTTTCCGGTTGGTGAATCGATGGCGGAAGATTTAGATTTATGGTTTCGCTTAGCTGAGCGGTTTTCATTACGCCATTGCTCGGCTGAGCTATCGGCATATCGAGTCGGAATATCCAATAGCCTATGCGCAAATAATACGCAAACGGCACTTTGGCCCGCTTTTTTACGCTTAGAGCAGCGTGCTTTAACGGGGACAATTTCGACTGAACTGGTTAATTCCGCATTTAGTTTTGTAGCGTATGCTCGAATTATTGAGGCAAGGAAAAATTTACAGAATCATTCTCGACTCAAATGTATTCAACAATTATTGAGTGTGCATCGTGGCTACCGCGAAAAAAGATGGTGGGTGACTTGGGTGTTGGTTTTGTGCTGCAGTGAAAGAATGATTGCAAATTTCGAAAAAAACCGAATGAAACCTTCTTAA
- a CDS encoding O-antigen ligase family protein: protein MEYVIYFGYFIALLVLISAVVLLIKGSLHFGSNRENSFFPLLLSYPVLIVVALTTILGGRDLSLPTDIVPVLQMKHPIVIWFSRLTNLLILLFSLERIVRYTFNPSSERVGSYWLLIAYLVFYATNLISPLFFGYRSYFATDQLYMLFVGVAVILATSDDMWNMVRHQRNALALFVFFSFIVLAIKPSMVTWSNYQGLIPGLSLRFSGLSNHPNVMGPLMVVLLLLLFVKPFSNSWINRIIWVLGLAGLLLAQSKTAWLATLAALTYLTYTNYRQQVAERFFDFRRPALAASILSVLMLILLVASAFIMFGKFSFVDQFLQTREGSDLLTMTGRTDIWQIALREWQQHPLFGYGLNLFDDFHRMQYALPAAVHAHSQFYQVLASAGLVGVFGLIFYIATLLKFGFKVNKSSMGLSIALFIVISFRSVSEVPLALHGLGLEQVVQLLLLMVIAGSLRNIKKYPKL from the coding sequence ATGGAATATGTAATCTATTTTGGCTATTTTATCGCGCTGCTGGTGTTGATATCTGCGGTTGTATTATTAATTAAGGGTTCTTTACATTTTGGTAGTAACCGTGAAAATAGTTTCTTTCCACTACTTTTGTCTTATCCTGTTTTAATTGTCGTTGCATTAACTACTATTTTAGGTGGTCGGGATTTAAGCCTACCTACCGATATTGTGCCAGTGCTACAAATGAAGCATCCGATTGTGATTTGGTTTTCTCGCCTAACAAATTTATTGATTTTGTTATTTTCGCTGGAGCGGATTGTTCGCTATACATTTAATCCTAGCTCGGAGCGAGTAGGCTCTTATTGGCTTCTCATTGCATATCTTGTTTTTTATGCAACTAATTTAATTTCGCCACTTTTTTTTGGTTATCGATCATATTTTGCGACAGATCAACTGTATATGTTATTTGTTGGCGTAGCGGTTATATTGGCGACTTCTGATGATATGTGGAATATGGTACGGCATCAGCGCAATGCACTGGCCTTATTTGTATTCTTCAGTTTTATTGTGTTAGCGATTAAACCTAGCATGGTGACATGGAGTAATTATCAGGGTTTGATTCCTGGATTATCGTTACGTTTTTCTGGTCTTTCAAATCATCCGAATGTAATGGGACCTTTAATGGTGGTTTTATTACTACTGTTGTTTGTTAAGCCCTTTAGTAATTCATGGATCAATCGAATTATTTGGGTCTTAGGGTTAGCAGGTTTACTACTTGCGCAATCAAAAACAGCTTGGTTAGCTACGTTGGCCGCATTAACTTACTTGACCTATACCAATTACCGCCAGCAAGTAGCTGAACGCTTTTTTGATTTTCGCCGTCCCGCGCTTGCTGCCAGCATATTATCGGTCTTAATGCTTATTCTACTTGTTGCAAGTGCATTTATTATGTTTGGCAAATTTTCATTTGTTGATCAGTTTTTGCAAACTAGGGAAGGTAGTGATTTACTTACAATGACAGGCCGTACTGATATTTGGCAAATTGCATTGCGTGAATGGCAGCAACACCCATTATTTGGCTATGGACTAAATTTATTCGATGATTTTCACCGAATGCAATATGCCTTACCTGCCGCTGTTCATGCTCATAGTCAATTTTATCAGGTTCTTGCAAGTGCAGGATTAGTTGGTGTATTTGGACTTATTTTTTATATTGCTACGTTATTGAAATTCGGATTTAAAGTGAATAAGTCAAGTATGGGATTGTCAATTGCGTTGTTTATTGTGATTTCTTTTCGAAGTGTGAGTGAAGTTCCATTGGCTTTGCATGGGTTGGGCTTGGAGCAGGTGGTGCAATTATTATTGTTGATGGTGATTGCTGGATCGCTCCGCAATATTAAAAAATACCCCAAGCTTTAA
- a CDS encoding serine O-acetyltransferase: MLKLYRLANFLSRNNIPVLPKLIYYFNRVVFSVVLPASTQIGKNVILGYQGLGIVIHPRVIIGDGVVIGTNVTIGGRSKIYAVPIIGNDTVIGSGAKILGPIKVGHHVDIGANAVVINDVPDYAVVVGVPAKVIRIKNKL, translated from the coding sequence ATGTTGAAGCTATACAGACTTGCAAATTTTCTAAGCAGAAATAATATTCCTGTGTTACCTAAACTAATTTATTATTTTAATAGAGTTGTTTTCTCTGTTGTACTACCTGCATCAACTCAAATTGGAAAGAATGTAATTTTAGGTTATCAAGGGCTTGGCATTGTCATTCATCCAAGAGTGATTATTGGCGATGGAGTTGTGATTGGTACAAACGTTACAATTGGCGGCCGTAGTAAAATTTATGCAGTTCCAATAATAGGTAATGATACGGTTATTGGTTCAGGTGCAAAAATTCTTGGGCCTATTAAAGTTGGGCATCATGTTGATATTGGTGCAAATGCAGTTGTTATTAATGATGTTCCAGATTATGCTGTTGTGGTAGGTGTTCCCGCGAAAGTTATTCGAATTAAAAATAAGTTATAG
- a CDS encoding phenylacetate--CoA ligase family protein, translating into MHLKKELKYFFRYLVRDSFIAEFVLLKVLGSQPSGQSLSDYQFQMLNKSLVRAVETLPAYAQIDLHEKNYCSLADLIGKFKIISKVDLLEKPTMYYPNHAKPKRWYTVGKSSGTTGSPLVMFRDLYSVLIENYFVKRHWQECGFFLGQKCASLRGDHVVELNSSTPPFWFFNRYNNQLLISSRHLLAACIDAIINELRGFSPHMLQAYPSTAFTLAKYLEEKNQYLSIPIIFTSSEPLYSHQRTLIESRLQGKIYDMYGMAERVAFVTECEHGEMHVNSDYSLVEIVDDNGIATDDYGYVVGTTFHNMAMPLIRYKLSDRTRWKKIACQCGSVFPVVEPIVGKYEDQIFGGNGAPISPSVLTFAFKGVQNIKKSQVAQITSGVWEVRIVPDHQYTDANGALLIRNVAELVDATIQINIVLRDDLPNTISGKFRWVVNEMKN; encoded by the coding sequence ATGCACCTAAAAAAAGAATTAAAATATTTTTTTCGATACCTTGTTCGAGATAGTTTTATTGCAGAGTTTGTGTTGCTTAAGGTTTTGGGTTCGCAGCCTAGTGGGCAAAGTTTGTCTGATTATCAATTTCAAATGTTGAATAAAAGTTTAGTCCGTGCTGTTGAGACGTTACCTGCGTATGCTCAAATTGATTTGCACGAGAAAAATTACTGTTCTTTAGCTGATTTGATTGGTAAGTTTAAAATAATTAGCAAGGTTGATCTACTAGAAAAACCGACTATGTATTATCCCAATCATGCTAAGCCGAAACGATGGTATACGGTAGGGAAATCGAGTGGTACAACTGGATCACCTCTTGTGATGTTTCGTGATCTATATTCTGTGCTCATTGAGAATTATTTTGTAAAACGTCATTGGCAAGAATGTGGTTTTTTTCTTGGGCAAAAATGTGCTTCATTACGTGGCGATCATGTCGTTGAATTAAATAGTAGTACACCTCCGTTTTGGTTTTTTAATCGATATAATAATCAGTTGTTAATTTCGTCTCGTCATTTGCTTGCTGCATGTATAGATGCAATTATAAATGAGTTAAGGGGGTTTTCCCCTCACATGTTGCAGGCTTATCCTTCTACAGCATTTACTTTGGCGAAATATTTGGAAGAGAAAAACCAATATTTGTCTATTCCAATAATATTTACCAGTTCGGAGCCATTGTATTCACATCAAAGAACACTTATTGAATCACGCTTGCAGGGAAAAATTTATGATATGTACGGTATGGCCGAGCGTGTTGCTTTTGTAACTGAATGTGAACATGGTGAAATGCATGTTAATAGCGATTATTCTTTGGTTGAAATAGTCGATGATAATGGTATCGCAACAGATGATTATGGCTATGTAGTTGGTACTACTTTTCATAATATGGCAATGCCTTTGATTCGTTATAAATTATCTGATAGAACTCGGTGGAAAAAAATAGCTTGCCAATGTGGTAGTGTTTTTCCTGTGGTTGAGCCTATTGTCGGAAAATACGAAGATCAGATATTTGGTGGAAATGGAGCGCCAATTAGTCCATCGGTTTTAACTTTTGCGTTTAAAGGTGTTCAAAATATTAAAAAATCACAGGTCGCTCAAATAACATCGGGCGTTTGGGAGGTCCGGATTGTTCCAGATCATCAATATACTGATGCAAATGGGGCGTTGCTTATTCGTAATGTCGCTGAATTAGTTGATGCGACTATTCAAATTAATATTGTTCTAAGAGACGACTTGCCTAATACAATTTCTGGTAAGTTTAGATGGGTTGTTAATGAGATGAAGAATTAA
- a CDS encoding lipopolysaccharide biosynthesis protein, which produces MSLGERSKSAVHWALLGTLSKYFIQLIVQIILARFLGPQVYGLFALGMLVMLFSNFLADFGLAWGLVQKKEVTEQDIRFAMTWQFILGTVVAGLLLIFSEYIALFFKEPQLTVIISWLSLACIFNALSAPSANLMRRDLDFKTLNLLQIASYVIGYVLIGLPMAYLGYGVWALVTAWLMQSFAGMVLQFIRKSHSVKPLFWYSDAKSMTNIGSTVFITNIVNWFLNNIDRIVLGRLLNTHAVGLYTVSYNLAVMPNGLLLSALQPAFLSIGARLQDEKEKMRTAYVQIVAVIWILILPSFVIFSAIANDLIRVMYGEKWQGAGVVLSILALAMPFYVMWGMSTPILWNTGKKHLESILQLPIVLIGLLLMIYFADFGIAAFAMVAAFILVLRALVIGFTACRLVGLGMGQLFPMWARGMLISLLVYISIYVAQQIMIAVMAISLVKLVVSTLVGFAVLISIALLFPKLIGVSALNLLIRFSPGKLKNYLKAKMATLSSQGID; this is translated from the coding sequence GTGAGTTTAGGAGAAAGATCAAAGTCAGCAGTACATTGGGCACTGCTAGGAACGTTATCAAAATATTTTATCCAATTAATAGTTCAAATTATTCTAGCGCGATTTTTGGGTCCTCAAGTCTATGGTTTATTTGCGCTTGGTATGTTGGTCATGTTGTTCAGTAATTTTCTAGCTGATTTTGGCTTGGCATGGGGCTTGGTGCAGAAAAAAGAAGTAACCGAGCAAGATATTCGTTTTGCCATGACATGGCAGTTTATCCTTGGGACTGTTGTCGCTGGCTTGTTATTAATATTTTCTGAATATATTGCTTTATTTTTTAAAGAGCCGCAGTTAACGGTAATAATTTCTTGGCTCAGTTTGGCGTGTATTTTTAATGCTCTGAGTGCGCCATCCGCTAATTTAATGCGTAGAGATTTGGATTTCAAAACACTTAATTTGTTACAAATAGCGAGTTATGTGATTGGTTATGTGTTGATTGGTTTGCCGATGGCATATTTGGGCTATGGTGTGTGGGCCTTGGTAACGGCTTGGCTTATGCAATCGTTTGCGGGGATGGTATTACAATTTATTAGAAAATCACATTCAGTAAAGCCGCTGTTTTGGTATTCCGATGCCAAATCAATGACGAACATCGGTTCGACCGTGTTTATCACAAATATAGTCAATTGGTTCCTTAATAATATTGATCGAATTGTTCTAGGGCGCTTGCTCAATACGCATGCCGTCGGTTTGTATACGGTTTCGTATAATTTGGCGGTTATGCCCAATGGTTTATTGCTTAGTGCATTGCAACCGGCATTTTTATCAATCGGTGCGCGTTTGCAAGATGAAAAAGAAAAAATGCGCACTGCTTATGTGCAAATTGTTGCGGTAATTTGGATCTTGATTTTACCTAGCTTTGTTATTTTTTCTGCGATTGCCAATGATTTAATTCGTGTTATGTATGGAGAGAAATGGCAGGGGGCTGGTGTAGTTTTATCTATCCTCGCGCTTGCAATGCCTTTTTATGTGATGTGGGGTATGTCTACGCCTATTTTATGGAACACGGGAAAGAAACATTTAGAATCCATTTTGCAATTGCCGATTGTATTGATTGGCTTGCTGCTGATGATTTATTTTGCTGATTTTGGTATAGCTGCATTCGCTATGGTAGCCGCTTTTATTCTCGTTCTACGTGCGCTAGTGATTGGCTTTACAGCGTGCCGTTTGGTCGGTCTGGGTATGGGGCAACTTTTCCCTATGTGGGCCCGTGGCATGTTGATTTCATTGTTGGTTTATATTTCGATCTATGTAGCTCAGCAGATCATGATCGCCGTGATGGCGATCAGTTTAGTTAAATTAGTTGTTAGTACACTGGTTGGCTTTGCCGTTTTGATATCAATAGCGCTACTTTTTCCTAAATTGATCGGCGTATCCGCATTGAACTTATTAATCCGGTTTAGCCCAGGAAAACTAAAAAATTATTTAAAAGCCAAAATGGCAACACTATCAAGTCAGGGAATTGATTAA
- a CDS encoding heparinase II/III domain-containing protein has translation MRLFYCIFFSLIASYSFADWIDISDPLTVKAFPSQQADIKQNPPQFRWPQPARIPSGYEVQILSSQGKSSNYTVARNWLLPSQIFAADTYSWRVRTTTAGAAWSDWRKFTITANADVFLVPEHNVLLSRLKAKSRPKSLPISGAGIEAWRQQINSTRANAVLSLRNDVDRYMQQAILTDADMPLVAASVDESAWAASLTNIRQRINAETAQLRNSALLWQITRDPRYFSEAIRRGNGLIALNLKGATHFKNQDQATRAIAWGLVQANDFLALDLPSAIRTAWLNNAKSRTLDMYRDLANSYWRLDQRPFDSHGSTQYGYVAAISALLVGDVPEADLWFRDTFRGYAQYINPFGGEDGGFAGGTAYAEYSADVYLQLWDPLSIATGVSFYDKPWSKGLLDFFAYFVPPGTPSHLFGDAAETKPVNRLLKAYASRFNTPLAAWYYRNLVGDESPSSLLSAPIPLPIDGLANTSPDVNSQYLPTIGWAAMHSELADRSRTSVYFKSSPYGSFNHSHGDQNTFTLVDKGRPILVDSGVYDWYGSPHFYQWYRQTKAHNGITFDGGKGQIVDDDMGGMAAKGKITQYQFAGNIDMVEGDATQAYGGQLSQALRRIWYLRDQNLIVVWDKLKSPVARKFEWNLHANEPFELANSKQYILPNKDNPICIDRVWPETVSLNQTTGYDTLPEMKTAATIWNLRVATSLNTEQQFVHIINLNCLIKPDYELDLKQSKMRLGDKSIDF, from the coding sequence ATGCGCTTATTTTATTGTATTTTTTTTTCTTTGATTGCTAGTTATTCCTTTGCCGATTGGATCGATATTTCTGATCCCCTCACTGTAAAGGCATTTCCTAGCCAGCAAGCTGATATTAAACAAAACCCACCGCAATTTCGCTGGCCGCAACCGGCGCGAATTCCATCGGGGTATGAGGTTCAAATATTAAGTAGTCAAGGCAAAAGCTCTAACTATACGGTGGCGCGCAACTGGCTACTGCCGAGCCAAATCTTTGCTGCGGATACGTATTCTTGGCGCGTGCGAACGACGACGGCGGGCGCAGCTTGGAGTGATTGGCGCAAATTTACCATTACAGCCAATGCAGATGTTTTTCTTGTGCCTGAACACAATGTTTTATTAAGTCGTTTAAAAGCAAAATCTAGACCTAAGTCTCTACCTATTAGTGGTGCAGGGATCGAGGCTTGGCGGCAGCAAATTAATTCTACTCGCGCCAATGCAGTGCTCAGCCTGCGTAATGATGTCGACCGCTATATGCAACAAGCCATTTTAACTGATGCAGATATGCCATTGGTTGCGGCGAGTGTCGATGAATCCGCTTGGGCTGCTTCTTTAACGAATATTCGTCAGCGGATTAATGCAGAAACAGCGCAATTGCGTAATAGTGCTTTGCTTTGGCAAATTACGCGTGATCCGCGCTATTTTTCCGAAGCAATACGGCGTGGTAATGGACTGATCGCGTTGAATTTAAAGGGGGCTACTCACTTTAAAAATCAAGACCAAGCAACTCGTGCCATTGCATGGGGGCTGGTGCAGGCAAATGATTTCTTGGCTTTAGATTTGCCGTCGGCTATCCGAACTGCTTGGCTAAACAATGCCAAATCAAGAACATTAGATATGTATCGTGATTTAGCGAATAGTTATTGGCGTTTAGATCAGCGTCCTTTTGATTCGCATGGCTCGACGCAGTATGGTTATGTGGCGGCGATTTCTGCGCTGTTGGTTGGCGATGTGCCTGAAGCTGATCTATGGTTTCGCGATACCTTTCGAGGCTATGCGCAATATATCAATCCGTTCGGTGGTGAAGACGGTGGGTTTGCTGGTGGAACCGCTTACGCAGAATATTCTGCCGATGTGTATTTACAGCTTTGGGACCCGCTGTCTATCGCGACTGGGGTGAGTTTTTATGACAAACCTTGGTCAAAAGGGTTGTTGGATTTCTTTGCCTATTTTGTACCTCCAGGTACGCCTAGCCATCTGTTTGGCGATGCCGCTGAGACCAAGCCAGTCAATCGATTATTAAAAGCCTATGCAAGCCGCTTTAATACCCCATTGGCCGCTTGGTATTATCGAAATTTAGTGGGTGATGAATCGCCAAGCTCCTTACTTTCAGCGCCCATACCTTTGCCAATCGATGGACTGGCTAATACCTCGCCTGATGTGAATTCGCAGTATTTACCAACGATAGGCTGGGCTGCGATGCACAGTGAATTGGCCGATCGCAGCAGGACTTCGGTGTATTTCAAATCTAGCCCTTATGGCAGCTTTAATCACAGCCATGGCGATCAAAATACGTTTACTTTAGTGGATAAAGGCCGCCCTATCTTGGTCGATAGTGGTGTTTATGATTGGTATGGTTCACCGCATTTTTATCAATGGTATCGGCAAACCAAAGCGCACAATGGCATTACATTTGATGGCGGAAAAGGTCAGATCGTTGATGACGATATGGGGGGGATGGCGGCCAAAGGCAAAATTACTCAATATCAATTTGCAGGCAATATCGATATGGTAGAGGGCGATGCCACCCAAGCCTATGGTGGTCAATTAAGCCAAGCATTACGCCGGATTTGGTATTTACGTGATCAAAATTTAATTGTGGTTTGGGATAAGTTGAAGTCGCCAGTGGCCAGAAAATTTGAGTGGAATTTACATGCCAATGAGCCTTTTGAGCTTGCTAATTCAAAACAATATATTTTACCGAATAAAGATAATCCTATTTGTATCGATAGAGTTTGGCCTGAAACAGTGAGTCTTAATCAAACGACGGGCTACGATACATTACCTGAAATGAAGACAGCTGCGACGATTTGGAATTTGCGTGTTGCCACGAGTTTAAACACCGAGCAACAATTTGTGCATATCATTAATTTAAACTGTTTGATAAAGCCGGACTATGAACTTGATTTGAAGCAATCAAAAATGCGTCTTGGTGATAAATCAATTGATTTTTAA
- a CDS encoding glycosyltransferase, which produces MKILFAMRDALPPFRVDVKMLFGQYLFKKGIFTHLVGRSKAKAVSAESWPAGEMSISALDGEGAIKTFYCLLLESFFLLRYGRTADIIQVRDRIRLLPAAWLSSYLWRKPLVYWVSFPIVEGHRKVFLDCDQGEFLRKFILNIRYCLSNFLFYKIMPFCCDYIFVQSSAMKEAFCLLGIPETKMMPVPMGVDLEMFSAISTNLNDIKDSTLKLCYLGTVAKARKSEFILDVLKGVLQHIPDAQLIIVGDALTAGEQSWFRSEIDARGLASSIELTGWLPQCEGISLVANSHIGLSPIPRGPLFDVSSPTKAVEYLACGIPCIGNDIPDQKLVLEESEAGLCVEMNVNSFVMAIVELWCLPQVREEMSVNAKNYVLHNRNYTVLSETLFSKYRELI; this is translated from the coding sequence ATGAAAATATTATTTGCGATGCGGGATGCGCTGCCGCCATTTCGGGTTGATGTAAAAATGTTGTTTGGTCAGTATTTATTCAAGAAAGGCATCTTTACGCATTTGGTAGGCCGTTCAAAAGCTAAAGCAGTCAGTGCCGAGAGTTGGCCTGCTGGTGAAATGTCGATTTCAGCGCTCGATGGTGAAGGGGCAATTAAAACTTTTTATTGTTTGCTGTTGGAATCATTTTTTCTTTTAAGGTATGGCCGCACTGCCGATATTATTCAAGTTCGAGATCGGATTCGCTTATTGCCAGCAGCTTGGTTATCTAGTTATCTATGGCGTAAACCTTTGGTGTATTGGGTATCATTTCCTATTGTTGAGGGACATCGTAAAGTTTTCTTAGATTGTGACCAAGGTGAATTTTTAAGGAAATTTATTCTAAATATTCGCTACTGTTTATCTAATTTTCTTTTTTATAAAATCATGCCTTTTTGTTGTGATTATATATTTGTACAGAGTAGTGCAATGAAAGAAGCATTTTGTTTGCTAGGTATACCAGAAACGAAAATGATGCCTGTTCCAATGGGTGTCGATTTAGAAATGTTTTCAGCTATCAGTACAAATCTTAATGACATAAAGGATAGTACTCTCAAGCTTTGTTATTTAGGCACGGTAGCTAAGGCAAGAAAATCGGAATTCATATTGGATGTGTTAAAGGGAGTACTTCAGCACATACCCGATGCACAGCTCATTATTGTGGGTGATGCTCTGACTGCTGGTGAACAGTCTTGGTTTCGATCAGAGATAGATGCTAGGGGACTAGCTAGTTCTATAGAGCTCACTGGATGGTTACCTCAATGCGAGGGTATATCATTAGTAGCTAATTCACACATTGGTCTATCTCCAATACCTAGGGGGCCTTTGTTTGATGTTTCCTCTCCAACTAAGGCTGTTGAGTATCTTGCGTGCGGTATTCCCTGTATTGGTAACGATATTCCAGACCAGAAATTAGTTTTAGAAGAAAGTGAAGCAGGTTTGTGTGTCGAAATGAATGTAAATTCATTTGTTATGGCGATTGTTGAATTATGGTGTCTGCCGCAAGTGCGTGAAGAAATGTCCGTCAATGCTAAAAATTATGTTTTACACAACAGGAATTACACCGTGCTGTCGGAAACTCTTTTTTCAAAATATCGTGAATTAATTTAA